Within the Montipora foliosa isolate CH-2021 chromosome 11, ASM3666993v2, whole genome shotgun sequence genome, the region GAAGTAAGTGAGCCTAGCCTTCAAACAGGTGACAGTTTGTTTGTTGAAACCGTCCCTGGGGACATCAGATCCTCAAACCAAGTTTTTTGTGGATATTGAGGTAGGCCAGTACAATGCAGTTTTCCAGGGGTGCACAAAATTCACCTCAAACCTGACGCAGTGCCGGTCATACACCCCCACGTAAAATCCCAGTAGCTCTCAGAGACAAACTTGAAAAGGAACTCAAGATAATGGAGGAGCTTGGGGTGATAGTTAAAGTCAGTGAGCCAACAGAGTGGGTGAATTCGATCCCAACGACAGAAAAGTAGCGAACGGGCGCTTTACGAGTGTGTCTTGATCCCAGAGATCTAAACCACGCAATCATGCCAAAATATTACCCATTGCCAACTCTGGAGGATCTAGATGTATTGCTATCAGGTGTTAAATATTTTAGCGTATTGGATACCACCTCCGGTTATTGGCAAATTTATTAAGCTTGATGACGAGAGCTCCATGCTAACCACTTTCAACACGCCATTTGGGCGATATCGATTCCCCCATATGCCCTTTGGAATACACTCAGCTCCGGAggtatttcaaaaaaaaacatggacaTGGTATTTGAAGGTATTGAGGGATGCAAGTCCATCATTGATCACATGTTGGTCTGGGACACGTCCAAAGAGGATCACGACAGAAACCTGAAGCGAGTTCTCGAACAAAGTGGAACACTGAAAAGTCTGTTATCGGAACAAACAAAGTGAGCTATTTCGGTCATGTGTTATCCGACAAGGGAATGCAGAATGATCCAAAACAACAGTTTGTTTGCTCTCTTTGAGCCAGCAGACCATCTTATGACAGTTGTGTTTAGTGacactttttttttgcatgCCTTTCAAATTTATCGGCAGTATTTGTTATTTAACTCTTATGGGAAGGGATGTAATGAATGCACATAGTTTATCGGTTTCGTGCCTGTATTAATTCATGCTGGCTTAGCAACCATGCTGTGAGAGATACGTGCAAGAGAacgccattttagttttaagcCATAATCTTGTAACTTTCAGCGTGATATTAAAAGGCCACCAGTCAGGATTTTACAGCACTCAGATAAcgttaccctagcgccagggtaaccctagctgccttgtaaacatgtcgatgaaaaaaagaagaatgtGTGAGTACTATGGTAACCCTCttgccagggtaaccctagcactagggttGGTTACCCTCCCTCCTTTTAAACATGGCCTTAGAGTAAATATGCGGtgtgaaaaaagataacaacaacaagaataaGCGAAGAGAAGTTTGTCTCGCCAAGGgaccgattacatgagccgggctaGCTCGTTTAGCCGAGACCTCGGCACCTCTGAGAAATATGAGCAGGAGACAATTACGATCATTAGTGTGTTAGCAGGAGACAATTGCGATCATTAGTGTGTTTAAATAGAATCTTTCTAGACTTTACAGCGTTACGTAATCCTTTTGTTTTAAGATTTGTAATAGTACGTTTTCGCATATATTAGTTCATTATTTaaccttgtttgtttgttcgctTAAAATAAGTTTTTAAATTCTATCCTCGACGAGTGTAGCACAGATCAGATCTTATAGGGCATTTTCGAATCAACCGAGTGGAGTTTGGGATAAACTCGTCGCCTTTCCAAGCTCGGTTCGTCTCCCAAACTCATGCTGAGAAGCATAAAGATGAGCTCCTCTTAGCTGCAGAAGCTGTGTCAAAGTCAACCTCTATGGATGACAGTATGGACTCGGTGTTGGACGACAGTCAAGGTATTGAGTTGTACAAGCAGATAGATGAGCTATGGAGTAAGGCAGGAATGCACGCTCGTAAATGGTTGTCCAATTCATCCCAGGTTCTTCATAAGATGTCAATCAAGGACAGAGCATCCGAGGTGAACATCAACAAGGATCCCCTACCAACAGTAAAGACACTGGGAATCACGTGGCTCAACAAGGATCCCCTACCAACAGTAAAGACACTGGGAATCACGTGGTTTCCAGAGGAAGACGTGTTTACGTTTAAAGCAAATCCGCCTGAAGAATACTTTCAGCTCACCAAATGGAATTTTCTGAAGAGAATTGCCGCATTATTTGACCCAGTTGGGTTTTTGGCACCATTTATCATTCGAGCCAAAGTTACGATGCAGGACATGTGGGTGGCGGGACTCGAATGGGACGAGTTATGCCCAAGGGAGTTGGTTCACAAGTCTCAAGAATGGTTCTCTGAACTGGAAGAGTTACCAACGATTAAAGTTCCCAGATGTTTACGGTTTGGCCCAGAACAAGTTGTACTGTCAGAGACTTTACACACCTTTGTAGACGCATCGCAAGATGCATATGGTGTTGTCGTCTATTTGAAGGTTAGCTACGCGAGTGGATCAGTATCCAGTCAACTAGTTGCAGCCAAGACAAGAGTTGCACCACTTGCAGCAACCAGCATACCTCTTGAACTGATGGCGGCAATCCTGGGACTAAGGATGACCCAGTCAGTTTCCAGAGTTTACAGTGGTGGATTGCGCCAAGCAGTCTTCTGGTCCGATAGTATGAATGTATTGTGGTGAATAAGAGGAAGAAGTCGGATATTCAAACCTTTTGTAGCAAACCGAGTAGGAGAAATTCAAAGTCTGACGAATCCCAAGCAGTGGCGTTTCGTACCAACCAATGAGAATCCTGCTGACTTTACTACGAGGGGCATGAGAGTATCGGACATGGTCAAGGAGAAAAAGTGGTGGAGTGGCTGGCCTGTCAATCAAATTGACACCGACAAGGTCTCAGAAGCAACGAAGATCAAGAAAGCAGCTCAAGGCAGCACACAGGCAGGCCGAAGTAACGGAGACCGGACAGTGATTTCAGTTCATGAAGATGATCAGCCATGGCGTCTCGATCCAAGACGCTTCTCAAATTGGACAAAGTTAATAAGAGTTCAAGCATGGGTTCGTCGTTTTGTATATACCTGTAGAAGTCCTAAGAGAGAGAGTGGAGAATTATAGGCCGAGGAGATAGAAGATGCTGCGATTCAAGTGATAAAGGGTGCTCAAAGAAAGGGATATCCCGACGAGTATTCGGCACTTCAGCGACTAAGAGAGTTACCAAAAAAGAGCAAGCTGCTTGGCTTACAACCATGGCTGGACGAGGAGGGCCAAATGAGATGCGATGGCCGCCTTAAGTATGCAGAATTTCTACCACAGGATGCTCGCTTTCCGATAATCCTGCCTCGTAAGAACTGTGTAACGAAGCTAATTGTCAAATATTATCACGAGAAAGACAATCACGCGGGTGGAACAAATCAACTGCTGGCGGCTTTATCAACTTGCTTCTGGATCATTTCTGGTCGTGAAGAGATTCGAGAATGGGAGAAGGAGTGCAACGAATGCCAAAGAAGAAAAG harbors:
- the LOC137977197 gene encoding uncharacterized protein; amino-acid sequence: MVKEKKWWSGWPVNQIDTDKVSEATKIKKAAQGSTQAGRSNGDRTVISVHEDDQPWRLDPRRFSNWTKLIRVQAWAEEIEDAAIQVIKGAQRKGYPDEYSALQRLRELPKKSKLLGLQPWLDEEGQMRCDGRLKYAEFLPQDARFPIILPRKNCVTKLIVKYYHEKDNHAGGTNQLLAALSTCFWIISGREEIREWEKECNECQRRKAKAAKQIMAPLPQMRLRFPLRAFAQSAVDYGGPFITVQGRRTR